The following is a genomic window from Elaeis guineensis isolate ETL-2024a chromosome 10, EG11, whole genome shotgun sequence.
GAAATAAGCATGCATGGAACAATGGTTTGTGAATTTAACTCTCATATGACAACTTTTCCAGTTTATCACATTGATCTTTTAGTGATCAGGGGGGTGGACCACCGGCAGCGGCACGGAGAAGCTGCGGGCTGTAGAGGGCCGGAAGGGGGGTGGGGATGGGGGGGGGCCGGCGGCAGCGGCCCGGGGGAAGCTAGGGGCCGCGGGGGGCGGGGGTTGAGCACCGTGAAgccataataataataaaatattaatttttaaaaataataaaatatataaaacagtCATCAacgttttttataataaaatattataaagaatcaAAATTCTATTTTATCTTATTAGCATCTTTGTATCTTctgctaatttaaattttatcatctgtctgattattatttattgctGCATATCGGCAATTGCAGTTGCAAATGTGGTTTTCTTGGAATCTCCGGCGGGTGTAGGGTTCTCATACACCAAAACAAGTTCGGACTACGAAAACAGGGGGGACAAGAGAACAGCAGAAGACACCTATACCTTTCTGGTCAACTGGTTGGAGAGGTTCCCAGAGTACAAAACTCGTGATTTTTTCGTAACTGGGGAGAGCTATGCTGGCCACTATGTGCCTCAGCTTGCCAGTCTTATTGTTCTGAACAATAAGAAGCCCAACAAACCAACCATCAACCTCAGAGGCATAGCAGTAAGACACTACTCTCAAACTGCCAAATaattaaacaatatatatgaaaATGATTAAATTATGCGTCAGCTCAATTTTAACATCTTACCTAATATATCCATCATGTAAAACCAACTATTGTCTCTAATATGTTGCTTACCTTGACTGACGTATGGATAGATTGGCAACGCATACATTGACACCAACACAACTTTGATGGGAATGTATGAGTTCTTGTGGATGCATGCCATGTATTCCGACAGGACCTACAGGCTGATTCGAAGGAAATGTAAGATTTCAGATATGTATTCATCAGAGTGTGAAAATGCCACAAATCTGGCTGATTTTGAGATTGGGTCGATTGATCGCTTCAATGTGTATGTTCCACTTTGCACTAAAAAATTACACCAACCAACTTCTGTTACCAGTTCGGTAAGTCCCAACATGACATTTTGGTGTGTTTCCAACTCCGTTCTTGTTTCACAAAAGCACTAATCAGCAATCAAACATGACCAGAATGTGGAGTTTGATCCCTGCGCTGGCAACTACGTTTATGCCTACCTTAATCTTCCAGAGGTGCAAAAGTCTCTTCATGCAATTCCATTCCTATGGACGTACTGCAGGTGCACATGGTTATCTTCTCCTTCTCGTGTCAATCTAGTAGAATTAATGAAAGATTCACTTCAAGCCGCTGAGAACTCTCCTCTTACTCTTACTGTAAATTGCATTACTTAGTCGGGGTGGTTGGAGGGATTCCCCTTATACCATGCTGCCTATGATCAAGCAATTGGCAACCAGCGGCATAAGAATGTGGTTGTACAGGCAAGTTTTGACACAACATTGCAACCAAGCACATCAATAAAATGTGAATAGAAAGAGAAACACATTTTTATATGAAACTTTGCAATTGCAGTGGTGACATGGATTCAGTTGTTTCAGTAACTTCCACAAAGTACTTTTTAAGAATGCTGGGCTTGCCCATCAAGAGCCCATGGCGCCCATGGCAGGCCAATAGTGAGGTAGGAAATCCTGGAACCTGATTCTTTTGTCTTGTAATGGCTTAAAGCTTGAAACGCTATGAACTATTCTAAGCAATGATGCTATTGCCATGATATACTACTTATGACAGGTAGCAGGCTATGTTGTCGCATACAATGGACTAACTTTCGTGACAGTCAGAGGAGCTGGCCATGAAGTACCAAGCTACCAACCTGAAAGGTCCCTGATCATGATCTCTGCATTCCTTGAGGGAAAGCTTCCTCCTGCATGAGAAGCATCCTCCCCTCTCCCTCTGTCTACTTTATGGAACAATTGTGTGCATTCATGATATGTATCTCCTTAATGTGCTTGGTACTGATATATCCTGTCGTTCTAGTAATAATACTTATCCCCTTTAAACAACTCATTGCGCGTACgcgtgtgggtgtgtgtgtgtgtgtttaagtgtgtgagagagagaggggaaaaaTCTCTATCTGCATTCATTTCAAAGAGTGAAAGAATTCGACAAAAAGAAGTAGGATGTCATTGCTTGGGTATGGCAGCTTGCGGTCCAATAAGGGTAAGATACTTTTACTGGAAATTGGTGTGGCAGTACTTGCCACTAAGAAACTTTTGCTCAGTCATTATATTATAATGCTCGAGATGTTTGGTTACAGGGTGATTCTGCAGTAGTTATTCCCTGGCTTCAACACTTGCATACTAATCGGCTGTCCCTTTCTCCCTGGATGCAAGATATTAGACTCTGGTGGTCGTCTTTTCAAACTGTCTCATTTTTGCAGAGAAGGTAATCAAGCTGCTGATTGGGCTGTGAACCATGCCCTTACAGAAGACTTCCTTCTGTCAGTGGATCAATTATATTTGCAGCCTTGGTTTGCCTGTATTTTGAAGGCTGATGCTTATTCTATTGGTTTCCCTAGCCATGGTCTCTAATGTACTCCCAATCTTTACTAGCCTATTATTCTCCTGTTTACACATTTTTGTTTGCATGGCTATGGGTCTTGCTTCGCTGTCAGATCATTACCATCAATCTCCATCTCTGCTTCACTGCATCACAAAAATGAAATTATCCGGCTGATCTGGCTGTATGGCTCAGGGTTTTGTATATTTGCTCTGCTCCTGGGACTGCTTTTTATAGCTTTCAAATTTCTGGGTATGCTAAAATTCCTTGTGTGGAGGACAATAGTTTGGTTTCAGCTTTTTTGTATCACGATTTCAGCCTTTCAACCTTGGATACTGCGGTCCGCAGAAGATTACAATT
Proteins encoded in this region:
- the LOC105053437 gene encoding serine carboxypeptidase 1 isoform X1, with amino-acid sequence MMFASLFTWIIFSYFLFLPNCTEAKQANLLHDFIRSNRPSSARFDGFLHLLNGSEALPPIYVAPQNGLKELDKIDALPGQPKGVNFDQYAGYVMVEPQHGRTLFYYFVESPRDPERKPLLLWLNGGPGCSSLGGGAMQELGPFRVQSDGKTLHRNKHAWNNVANVVFLESPAGVGFSYTKTSSDYENRGDKRTAEDTYTFLVNWLERFPEYKTRDFFVTGESYAGHYVPQLASLIVLNNKKPNKPTINLRGIAIGNAYIDTNTTLMGMYEFLWMHAMYSDRTYRLIRRKCKISDMYSSECENATNLADFEIGSIDRFNVYVPLCTKKLHQPTSVTSSNVEFDPCAGNYVYAYLNLPEVQKSLHAIPFLWTYCSRGGWRDSPYTMLPMIKQLATSGIRMWLYSGDMDSVVSVTSTKYFLRMLGLPIKSPWRPWQANSEVAGYVVAYNGLTFVTVRGAGHEVPSYQPERSLIMISAFLEGKLPPA
- the LOC105053437 gene encoding serine carboxypeptidase 1 isoform X3 — encoded protein: MVEPQHGRTLFYYFVESPRDPERKPLLLWLNGGPGCSSLGGGAMQELGPFRVQSDGKTLHRNKHAWNNVANVVFLESPAGVGFSYTKTSSDYENRGDKRTAEDTYTFLVNWLERFPEYKTRDFFVTGESYAGHYVPQLASLIVLNNKKPNKPTINLRGIAIGNAYIDTNTTLMGMYEFLWMHAMYSDRTYRLIRRKCKISDMYSSECENATNLADFEIGSIDRFNVYVPLCTKKLHQPTSVTSSNVEFDPCAGNYVYAYLNLPEVQKSLHAIPFLWTYCSRGGWRDSPYTMLPMIKQLATSGIRMWLYSGDMDSVVSVTSTKYFLRMLGLPIKSPWRPWQANSEVAGYVVAYNGLTFVTVRGAGHEVPSYQPERSLIMISAFLEGKLPPA
- the LOC105053437 gene encoding serine carboxypeptidase 1 isoform X2, yielding MMFASLFTWIIFSYFLFLPNCTEAKQANLLHDFIRSNRPSSARFDGFLHLLNGSEALPPIYVAPQNGLKELDKIDALPGQPKGVNFDQYAGYVMVEPQHGRTLFYYFVESPRDPERKPLLLWLNGGPGCSSLGGGAMQELGPFRVQSDGKTLHRNKHAWNNVANVVFLESPAGVGFSYTKTSSDYENRGDKRTAEDTYTFLVNWLERFPEYKTRDFFVTGESYAGHYVPQLASLIVLNNKKPNKPTINLRGIAIGNAYIDTNTTLMGMYEFLWMHAMYSDRTYRLIRRKCKISDMYSSECENATNLADFEIGSIDRFNVYVPLCTKKLHQPTSVTSSNVEFDPCAGNYVYAYLNLPEVQKSLHAIPFLWTYCSGDMDSVVSVTSTKYFLRMLGLPIKSPWRPWQANSEVAGYVVAYNGLTFVTVRGAGHEVPSYQPERSLIMISAFLEGKLPPA